A single genomic interval of Cervus elaphus chromosome 19, mCerEla1.1, whole genome shotgun sequence harbors:
- the ASTE1 gene encoding protein asteroid homolog 1 isoform X1 translates to MGIRGLMSFVEDHSNEFFTDVKLRDTKIIIDGYALFHRLYFNSNLELRYGGDYDSFTDVVQKFFESLFACKICPYVVLDGGCDISDKKLNTLKDRAREKIQMAHSLSVGGGGYVCPLLIREVFIQVLIKLQVCFVQCFSEADRDIMTLANHWNCPVLSSDSDFCIFDLKSGFCPLNGFQWRNMNTIKGTRDCYIPAKCFFLDALCCHFGNMNKTLLPLFAVLCGNDHVNLPVMETFLSKVRLPLGAASSKGRRHHRVLGLLNWLSRFADPTEALDSVLNHLPKKKRGTVKALLCTSMEEYLQAQGRLQDFFQHGAYTCPDTWNPGLPPWVLAALARGQLSPFISDALVLRRTILHTQVENMQRPNAHRISLPIRQVIYGLLVNAPPHVRNVAWDAVPPQPPTFSELERINKNIKTSIVNAVELPKDHSDLSKLTELSLASRQMLLLETLKVKQSLLDPVPAALKLPVAVSCYWVQHAEATLKLHHLQALLLGMLLGPLRAMVSSPEEKAVRGGGAETLCEELQRVKAAPGTRLDLDTAHVFCQWQCCLQMGLYLNQLLSMPLPEPDLTRLYSGSLVHGLCRQLLTSASVESLLRLCPEAQQLYGHLFNATRSCAPAELFLPKGRLNPKRRKQKKSGISSSENRVGTTLNARSWHEGSNRFELLMVETLENEAAPELE, encoded by the exons ATGGGTATCCGAGGACTAATGAGTTTTGTAGAAGATCATAGTAATGAGTTCTTCACTGATGTTAAGTTGCGAGACACAAAAATTATCATTGACGGTTATGCCCTCTTCCACCGGCTTTACTTCAATTCAAACTTGGAGCTGCGGTATGGAGGGGACTATGATTCTTTTACAGATGTTGTACAAAAATTCTTTGAATCACTATTTGCTTGTAAAATCTGTCCATATGTTGTCTTAGATGGAGGATGTGACATTTCAGATAAGAAGCTTAACACTTTAAAGGATCGAGCTAGGGAGAAGATCCAGATGGCCCATTCCCTTTCTGTTGGCGGGGGTGGGTATGTGTGCCCCTTACTCATCCGAGAGGTGTTCATACAGGTTCTGATCAAGCTGCAGGTATGTTTCGTCCAGTGCTTTTCGGAAGCAGATCGGGACATCATGACCCTTGCTAATCACTGGAATTGCCCCGTGTTATCGTCTGATAGTGACTTTTGCATTTTTGACCTGAAAAGTGGGTTTTGCCCATTGAATGGCTTTCAGTGGAGAAATATGAACACCATCAAGGGCACACGAGACTGCTACATCCCTGCCAAGTGCTTTTTCCTCGACGCGCTGTGCTGTCACTTTGGCAACATGAACAAAACGCTGCTGCCTCTTTTCGCAGTCCTGTGTGGAAATGACCACGTTAATCTGCCTGTCATGGAGACGTTCTTGAGTAAAGTACGACTCCCTCTTGGGGCTGCCAGTTCTAAGGGTAGGAGACATCACCGGGTGCTGGGACTTCTAAATTGGTTGTCTCGTTTTGCTGACCCTACCGAAGCGTTAGACAGCGTTCTGAACCATCTCCCCAAAAAGAAACGAGGAACCGTGAAGGCACTTCTGTGCACCTCCATGGAGGAGTACCTGCAGGCCCAGGGAAGGCTTCAGGACTTCTTCCAGCATGGTGCTTACACCTGCCCAGACACCTGGAATCCCGGTTTACCACCGTGGGTGCTTGCGGCCTTAGCCAGGGGCCAGCTGTCCCCTTTCATCAGCGATGCTCTGGTGCTGAGACGGACCATTCTCCACACACAGGTGGAAAACATGCAGCGACCAAACGCCCACAGAATCTCTCTGCCCATCCGGCAAGTCATCTACGGGCTCCTCGTGAATGCTCCTCCACATGTGCGTAATGTGGCCTGGGATGCAGTGCCTCCTCAGCCTCCAACTTTCAGCGAACTGGaaagaatcaataaaaatatcaaaacatcAATTGTAAATGCAGTAGAACTACCCAAGGATCATTCTGACCTAAGCAAATTGACTGAG CTCTCCTTGGCTAGCCGGCAGATGCTTCTGTTAGAAACGCTGAAGGTGAAACAGAGCctcctggacccagtccctgccgCGCTGAAGTTGCCTGTCGCTGTCAGCTGCTACTGGGTGCAGCACGCAGAGGCCACACTAAAGCTGCATCACCTACAGGCCCTGCTGCTGGGGATGCTGCTGGGGCCCTTGCGTGCCATGGTCAGCAGCCCAG AGGAGAAAGCTGTGCGGGGCGGCGGTGCTGAGACGCTGTGTGAAGAGCTGCAGAGAGTGAAGGCAGCCCCAGGCACACGGCTGGACTTAGACACGGCCCACGTCTTCTGTCAGTGGCAGTGTTGCCTGCAGATGGGGCTGTATCTCAACCAGCTGCTATCCATGCCTCTCCCGGAGCCGGACCTGACTCG ACTGTACAGCGGGAGCCTGGTGCACGGGCTGTGCCGGCAGCTGCTGACGTCGGCCTCGGTGGAGAGCCTCCTGCGCCTGTGTCCTGAGGCCCAGCAACTCTACGGACATCTGTTCAACGCCACAAGGTCCTGCGCCCCTGCTGAACTCTTCCTACCAAAGGGTAGATtaaatccaaaaagaagaaagcagaagaaatcAGGTATCAGCTCGTCAGAGAACAGAGTGGGAACCACCCTGAACGCTAGGAGTTGGCATGAAGGAAGCAATCGGTTTGAGCTGTTGATGGTGGAGACCTTGGAGAATGAGGCAGCCCCGGAGCTCGAATAA
- the ASTE1 gene encoding protein asteroid homolog 1 isoform X6: protein MGIRGLMSFVEDHSNEFFTDVKLRDTKIIIDGYALFHRLYFNSNLELRYGGDYDSFTDVVQKFFESLFACKICPYVVLDGGCDISDKKLNTLKDRAREKIQMAHSLSVGGGGYVCPLLIREVFIQVLIKLQVCFVQCFSEADRDIMTLANHWNCPVLSSDSDFCIFDLKSGFCPLNGFQWRNMNTIKGTRDCYIPAKCFFLDALCCHFGNMNKTLLPLFAVLCGNDHVNLPVMETFLSKVENMQRPNAHRISLPIRQVIYGLLVNAPPHVRNVAWDAVPPQPPTFSELERINKNIKTSIVNAVELPKDHSDLSKLTELSLASRQMLLLETLKVKQSLLDPVPAALKLPVAVSCYWVQHAEATLKLHHLQALLLGMLLGPLRAMVSSPEEKAVRGGGAETLCEELQRVKAAPGTRLDLDTAHVFCQWQCCLQMGLYLNQLLSMPLPEPDLTRLYSGSLVHGLCRQLLTSASVESLLRLCPEAQQLYGHLFNATRSCAPAELFLPKGRLNPKRRKQKKSGISSSENRVGTTLNARSWHEGSNRFELLMVETLENEAAPELE from the exons ATGGGTATCCGAGGACTAATGAGTTTTGTAGAAGATCATAGTAATGAGTTCTTCACTGATGTTAAGTTGCGAGACACAAAAATTATCATTGACGGTTATGCCCTCTTCCACCGGCTTTACTTCAATTCAAACTTGGAGCTGCGGTATGGAGGGGACTATGATTCTTTTACAGATGTTGTACAAAAATTCTTTGAATCACTATTTGCTTGTAAAATCTGTCCATATGTTGTCTTAGATGGAGGATGTGACATTTCAGATAAGAAGCTTAACACTTTAAAGGATCGAGCTAGGGAGAAGATCCAGATGGCCCATTCCCTTTCTGTTGGCGGGGGTGGGTATGTGTGCCCCTTACTCATCCGAGAGGTGTTCATACAGGTTCTGATCAAGCTGCAGGTATGTTTCGTCCAGTGCTTTTCGGAAGCAGATCGGGACATCATGACCCTTGCTAATCACTGGAATTGCCCCGTGTTATCGTCTGATAGTGACTTTTGCATTTTTGACCTGAAAAGTGGGTTTTGCCCATTGAATGGCTTTCAGTGGAGAAATATGAACACCATCAAGGGCACACGAGACTGCTACATCCCTGCCAAGTGCTTTTTCCTCGACGCGCTGTGCTGTCACTTTGGCAACATGAACAAAACGCTGCTGCCTCTTTTCGCAGTCCTGTGTGGAAATGACCACGTTAATCTGCCTGTCATGGAGACGTTCTTGAGTAAA GTGGAAAACATGCAGCGACCAAACGCCCACAGAATCTCTCTGCCCATCCGGCAAGTCATCTACGGGCTCCTCGTGAATGCTCCTCCACATGTGCGTAATGTGGCCTGGGATGCAGTGCCTCCTCAGCCTCCAACTTTCAGCGAACTGGaaagaatcaataaaaatatcaaaacatcAATTGTAAATGCAGTAGAACTACCCAAGGATCATTCTGACCTAAGCAAATTGACTGAG CTCTCCTTGGCTAGCCGGCAGATGCTTCTGTTAGAAACGCTGAAGGTGAAACAGAGCctcctggacccagtccctgccgCGCTGAAGTTGCCTGTCGCTGTCAGCTGCTACTGGGTGCAGCACGCAGAGGCCACACTAAAGCTGCATCACCTACAGGCCCTGCTGCTGGGGATGCTGCTGGGGCCCTTGCGTGCCATGGTCAGCAGCCCAG AGGAGAAAGCTGTGCGGGGCGGCGGTGCTGAGACGCTGTGTGAAGAGCTGCAGAGAGTGAAGGCAGCCCCAGGCACACGGCTGGACTTAGACACGGCCCACGTCTTCTGTCAGTGGCAGTGTTGCCTGCAGATGGGGCTGTATCTCAACCAGCTGCTATCCATGCCTCTCCCGGAGCCGGACCTGACTCG ACTGTACAGCGGGAGCCTGGTGCACGGGCTGTGCCGGCAGCTGCTGACGTCGGCCTCGGTGGAGAGCCTCCTGCGCCTGTGTCCTGAGGCCCAGCAACTCTACGGACATCTGTTCAACGCCACAAGGTCCTGCGCCCCTGCTGAACTCTTCCTACCAAAGGGTAGATtaaatccaaaaagaagaaagcagaagaaatcAGGTATCAGCTCGTCAGAGAACAGAGTGGGAACCACCCTGAACGCTAGGAGTTGGCATGAAGGAAGCAATCGGTTTGAGCTGTTGATGGTGGAGACCTTGGAGAATGAGGCAGCCCCGGAGCTCGAATAA
- the ASTE1 gene encoding protein asteroid homolog 1 isoform X3, with protein sequence MSSSLMLSCETQKLSLTVMPSSTGFTSIQTWSCDGGCDISDKKLNTLKDRAREKIQMAHSLSVGGGGYVCPLLIREVFIQVLIKLQVCFVQCFSEADRDIMTLANHWNCPVLSSDSDFCIFDLKSGFCPLNGFQWRNMNTIKGTRDCYIPAKCFFLDALCCHFGNMNKTLLPLFAVLCGNDHVNLPVMETFLSKVRLPLGAASSKGRRHHRVLGLLNWLSRFADPTEALDSVLNHLPKKKRGTVKALLCTSMEEYLQAQGRLQDFFQHGAYTCPDTWNPGLPPWVLAALARGQLSPFISDALVLRRTILHTQVENMQRPNAHRISLPIRQVIYGLLVNAPPHVRNVAWDAVPPQPPTFSELERINKNIKTSIVNAVELPKDHSDLSKLTELSLASRQMLLLETLKVKQSLLDPVPAALKLPVAVSCYWVQHAEATLKLHHLQALLLGMLLGPLRAMVSSPEEKAVRGGGAETLCEELQRVKAAPGTRLDLDTAHVFCQWQCCLQMGLYLNQLLSMPLPEPDLTRLYSGSLVHGLCRQLLTSASVESLLRLCPEAQQLYGHLFNATRSCAPAELFLPKGRLNPKRRKQKKSGISSSENRVGTTLNARSWHEGSNRFELLMVETLENEAAPELE encoded by the exons ATGAGTTCTTCACTGATGTTAAGTTGCGAGACACAAAAATTATCATTGACGGTTATGCCCTCTTCCACCGGCTTTACTTCAATTCAAACTTGGAGCTGCG ATGGAGGATGTGACATTTCAGATAAGAAGCTTAACACTTTAAAGGATCGAGCTAGGGAGAAGATCCAGATGGCCCATTCCCTTTCTGTTGGCGGGGGTGGGTATGTGTGCCCCTTACTCATCCGAGAGGTGTTCATACAGGTTCTGATCAAGCTGCAGGTATGTTTCGTCCAGTGCTTTTCGGAAGCAGATCGGGACATCATGACCCTTGCTAATCACTGGAATTGCCCCGTGTTATCGTCTGATAGTGACTTTTGCATTTTTGACCTGAAAAGTGGGTTTTGCCCATTGAATGGCTTTCAGTGGAGAAATATGAACACCATCAAGGGCACACGAGACTGCTACATCCCTGCCAAGTGCTTTTTCCTCGACGCGCTGTGCTGTCACTTTGGCAACATGAACAAAACGCTGCTGCCTCTTTTCGCAGTCCTGTGTGGAAATGACCACGTTAATCTGCCTGTCATGGAGACGTTCTTGAGTAAAGTACGACTCCCTCTTGGGGCTGCCAGTTCTAAGGGTAGGAGACATCACCGGGTGCTGGGACTTCTAAATTGGTTGTCTCGTTTTGCTGACCCTACCGAAGCGTTAGACAGCGTTCTGAACCATCTCCCCAAAAAGAAACGAGGAACCGTGAAGGCACTTCTGTGCACCTCCATGGAGGAGTACCTGCAGGCCCAGGGAAGGCTTCAGGACTTCTTCCAGCATGGTGCTTACACCTGCCCAGACACCTGGAATCCCGGTTTACCACCGTGGGTGCTTGCGGCCTTAGCCAGGGGCCAGCTGTCCCCTTTCATCAGCGATGCTCTGGTGCTGAGACGGACCATTCTCCACACACAGGTGGAAAACATGCAGCGACCAAACGCCCACAGAATCTCTCTGCCCATCCGGCAAGTCATCTACGGGCTCCTCGTGAATGCTCCTCCACATGTGCGTAATGTGGCCTGGGATGCAGTGCCTCCTCAGCCTCCAACTTTCAGCGAACTGGaaagaatcaataaaaatatcaaaacatcAATTGTAAATGCAGTAGAACTACCCAAGGATCATTCTGACCTAAGCAAATTGACTGAG CTCTCCTTGGCTAGCCGGCAGATGCTTCTGTTAGAAACGCTGAAGGTGAAACAGAGCctcctggacccagtccctgccgCGCTGAAGTTGCCTGTCGCTGTCAGCTGCTACTGGGTGCAGCACGCAGAGGCCACACTAAAGCTGCATCACCTACAGGCCCTGCTGCTGGGGATGCTGCTGGGGCCCTTGCGTGCCATGGTCAGCAGCCCAG AGGAGAAAGCTGTGCGGGGCGGCGGTGCTGAGACGCTGTGTGAAGAGCTGCAGAGAGTGAAGGCAGCCCCAGGCACACGGCTGGACTTAGACACGGCCCACGTCTTCTGTCAGTGGCAGTGTTGCCTGCAGATGGGGCTGTATCTCAACCAGCTGCTATCCATGCCTCTCCCGGAGCCGGACCTGACTCG ACTGTACAGCGGGAGCCTGGTGCACGGGCTGTGCCGGCAGCTGCTGACGTCGGCCTCGGTGGAGAGCCTCCTGCGCCTGTGTCCTGAGGCCCAGCAACTCTACGGACATCTGTTCAACGCCACAAGGTCCTGCGCCCCTGCTGAACTCTTCCTACCAAAGGGTAGATtaaatccaaaaagaagaaagcagaagaaatcAGGTATCAGCTCGTCAGAGAACAGAGTGGGAACCACCCTGAACGCTAGGAGTTGGCATGAAGGAAGCAATCGGTTTGAGCTGTTGATGGTGGAGACCTTGGAGAATGAGGCAGCCCCGGAGCTCGAATAA
- the ASTE1 gene encoding protein asteroid homolog 1 isoform X5 yields MGIRGLMSFVEDHSNEFFTDVKLRDTKIIIDGYALFHRLYFNSNLELRYGGDYDSFTDVVQKFFESLFACKICPYVVLDGGCDISDKKLNTLKDRAREKIQMAHSLSVGGGGYVCPLLIREVFIQVLIKLQVCFVQCFSEADRDIMTLANHWNCPVLSSDSDFCIFDLKSGFCPLNGFQWRNMNTIKGTRDCYIPAKCFFLDALCCHFGNMNKTLLPLFAVLCGNDHVNLPVMETFLSKVRLPLGAASSKGRRHHRVLGLLNWLSRFADPTEALDSVLNHLPKKKRGTVKALLCTSMEEYLQAQGRLQDFFQHGAYTCPDTWNPGLPPWVLAALARGQLSPFISDALVLRRTILHTQVENMQRPNAHRISLPIRQVIYGLLVNAPPHVRNVAWDAVPPQPPTFSELERINKNIKTSIVNAVELPKDHSDLSKLTELSLASRQMLLLETLKVKQSLLDPVPAALKLPVAVSCYWVQHAEATLKLHHLQALLLGMLLGPLRAMVSSPEEKAVRGGGAETLCEELQRVKAAPGTRLDLDTAHVFCQWQCCLQMGLYLNQLLSMPLPEPDLTRRKQLTRRKSIQGVEEDR; encoded by the exons ATGGGTATCCGAGGACTAATGAGTTTTGTAGAAGATCATAGTAATGAGTTCTTCACTGATGTTAAGTTGCGAGACACAAAAATTATCATTGACGGTTATGCCCTCTTCCACCGGCTTTACTTCAATTCAAACTTGGAGCTGCGGTATGGAGGGGACTATGATTCTTTTACAGATGTTGTACAAAAATTCTTTGAATCACTATTTGCTTGTAAAATCTGTCCATATGTTGTCTTAGATGGAGGATGTGACATTTCAGATAAGAAGCTTAACACTTTAAAGGATCGAGCTAGGGAGAAGATCCAGATGGCCCATTCCCTTTCTGTTGGCGGGGGTGGGTATGTGTGCCCCTTACTCATCCGAGAGGTGTTCATACAGGTTCTGATCAAGCTGCAGGTATGTTTCGTCCAGTGCTTTTCGGAAGCAGATCGGGACATCATGACCCTTGCTAATCACTGGAATTGCCCCGTGTTATCGTCTGATAGTGACTTTTGCATTTTTGACCTGAAAAGTGGGTTTTGCCCATTGAATGGCTTTCAGTGGAGAAATATGAACACCATCAAGGGCACACGAGACTGCTACATCCCTGCCAAGTGCTTTTTCCTCGACGCGCTGTGCTGTCACTTTGGCAACATGAACAAAACGCTGCTGCCTCTTTTCGCAGTCCTGTGTGGAAATGACCACGTTAATCTGCCTGTCATGGAGACGTTCTTGAGTAAAGTACGACTCCCTCTTGGGGCTGCCAGTTCTAAGGGTAGGAGACATCACCGGGTGCTGGGACTTCTAAATTGGTTGTCTCGTTTTGCTGACCCTACCGAAGCGTTAGACAGCGTTCTGAACCATCTCCCCAAAAAGAAACGAGGAACCGTGAAGGCACTTCTGTGCACCTCCATGGAGGAGTACCTGCAGGCCCAGGGAAGGCTTCAGGACTTCTTCCAGCATGGTGCTTACACCTGCCCAGACACCTGGAATCCCGGTTTACCACCGTGGGTGCTTGCGGCCTTAGCCAGGGGCCAGCTGTCCCCTTTCATCAGCGATGCTCTGGTGCTGAGACGGACCATTCTCCACACACAGGTGGAAAACATGCAGCGACCAAACGCCCACAGAATCTCTCTGCCCATCCGGCAAGTCATCTACGGGCTCCTCGTGAATGCTCCTCCACATGTGCGTAATGTGGCCTGGGATGCAGTGCCTCCTCAGCCTCCAACTTTCAGCGAACTGGaaagaatcaataaaaatatcaaaacatcAATTGTAAATGCAGTAGAACTACCCAAGGATCATTCTGACCTAAGCAAATTGACTGAG CTCTCCTTGGCTAGCCGGCAGATGCTTCTGTTAGAAACGCTGAAGGTGAAACAGAGCctcctggacccagtccctgccgCGCTGAAGTTGCCTGTCGCTGTCAGCTGCTACTGGGTGCAGCACGCAGAGGCCACACTAAAGCTGCATCACCTACAGGCCCTGCTGCTGGGGATGCTGCTGGGGCCCTTGCGTGCCATGGTCAGCAGCCCAG AGGAGAAAGCTGTGCGGGGCGGCGGTGCTGAGACGCTGTGTGAAGAGCTGCAGAGAGTGAAGGCAGCCCCAGGCACACGGCTGGACTTAGACACGGCCCACGTCTTCTGTCAGTGGCAGTGTTGCCTGCAGATGGGGCTGTATCTCAACCAGCTGCTATCCATGCCTCTCCCGGAGCCGGACCTGACTCG
- the ASTE1 gene encoding protein asteroid homolog 1 isoform X4, with protein sequence MGIRGLMSFVEDHSNEFFTDVKLRDTKIIIDGYALFHRLYFNSNLELRYGGDYDSFTDVVQKFFESLFACKICPYVVLDGGCDISDKKLNTLKDRAREKIQMAHSLSVGGGGYVCPLLIREVFIQVLIKLQVCFVQCFSEADRDIMTLANHWNCPVLSSDSDFCIFDLKSGFCPLNGFQWRNMNTIKGTRDCYIPAKCFFLDALCCHFGNMNKTLLPLFAVLCGNDHVNLPVMETFLSKVRLPLGAASSKGRRHHRVLGLLNWLSRFADPTEALDSVLNHLPKKKRGTVKALLCTSMEEYLQAQGRLQDFFQHGAYTCPDTWNPGLPPWVLAALARGQLSPFISDALVLRRTILHTQVENMQRPNAHRISLPIRQVIYGLLVNAPPHVRNVAWDAVPPQPPTFSELERINKNIKTSIVNAVELPKDHSDLSKLTELSLASRQMLLLETLKVKQSLLDPVPAALKLPVAVSCYWVQHAEATLKLHHLQALLLGMLLGPLRAMVSSPEEKAVRGGGAETLCEELQRVKAAPGTRLDLDTAHVFCQWQCCLQMGLYLNQLLSMPLPEPDLTRVKRPAQAGASCTTSKHPSFTL encoded by the exons ATGGGTATCCGAGGACTAATGAGTTTTGTAGAAGATCATAGTAATGAGTTCTTCACTGATGTTAAGTTGCGAGACACAAAAATTATCATTGACGGTTATGCCCTCTTCCACCGGCTTTACTTCAATTCAAACTTGGAGCTGCGGTATGGAGGGGACTATGATTCTTTTACAGATGTTGTACAAAAATTCTTTGAATCACTATTTGCTTGTAAAATCTGTCCATATGTTGTCTTAGATGGAGGATGTGACATTTCAGATAAGAAGCTTAACACTTTAAAGGATCGAGCTAGGGAGAAGATCCAGATGGCCCATTCCCTTTCTGTTGGCGGGGGTGGGTATGTGTGCCCCTTACTCATCCGAGAGGTGTTCATACAGGTTCTGATCAAGCTGCAGGTATGTTTCGTCCAGTGCTTTTCGGAAGCAGATCGGGACATCATGACCCTTGCTAATCACTGGAATTGCCCCGTGTTATCGTCTGATAGTGACTTTTGCATTTTTGACCTGAAAAGTGGGTTTTGCCCATTGAATGGCTTTCAGTGGAGAAATATGAACACCATCAAGGGCACACGAGACTGCTACATCCCTGCCAAGTGCTTTTTCCTCGACGCGCTGTGCTGTCACTTTGGCAACATGAACAAAACGCTGCTGCCTCTTTTCGCAGTCCTGTGTGGAAATGACCACGTTAATCTGCCTGTCATGGAGACGTTCTTGAGTAAAGTACGACTCCCTCTTGGGGCTGCCAGTTCTAAGGGTAGGAGACATCACCGGGTGCTGGGACTTCTAAATTGGTTGTCTCGTTTTGCTGACCCTACCGAAGCGTTAGACAGCGTTCTGAACCATCTCCCCAAAAAGAAACGAGGAACCGTGAAGGCACTTCTGTGCACCTCCATGGAGGAGTACCTGCAGGCCCAGGGAAGGCTTCAGGACTTCTTCCAGCATGGTGCTTACACCTGCCCAGACACCTGGAATCCCGGTTTACCACCGTGGGTGCTTGCGGCCTTAGCCAGGGGCCAGCTGTCCCCTTTCATCAGCGATGCTCTGGTGCTGAGACGGACCATTCTCCACACACAGGTGGAAAACATGCAGCGACCAAACGCCCACAGAATCTCTCTGCCCATCCGGCAAGTCATCTACGGGCTCCTCGTGAATGCTCCTCCACATGTGCGTAATGTGGCCTGGGATGCAGTGCCTCCTCAGCCTCCAACTTTCAGCGAACTGGaaagaatcaataaaaatatcaaaacatcAATTGTAAATGCAGTAGAACTACCCAAGGATCATTCTGACCTAAGCAAATTGACTGAG CTCTCCTTGGCTAGCCGGCAGATGCTTCTGTTAGAAACGCTGAAGGTGAAACAGAGCctcctggacccagtccctgccgCGCTGAAGTTGCCTGTCGCTGTCAGCTGCTACTGGGTGCAGCACGCAGAGGCCACACTAAAGCTGCATCACCTACAGGCCCTGCTGCTGGGGATGCTGCTGGGGCCCTTGCGTGCCATGGTCAGCAGCCCAG AGGAGAAAGCTGTGCGGGGCGGCGGTGCTGAGACGCTGTGTGAAGAGCTGCAGAGAGTGAAGGCAGCCCCAGGCACACGGCTGGACTTAGACACGGCCCACGTCTTCTGTCAGTGGCAGTGTTGCCTGCAGATGGGGCTGTATCTCAACCAGCTGCTATCCATGCCTCTCCCGGAGCCGGACCTGACTCG TGTTAAGAGACCTGCTCAAGCTGGGGCCAGTTGCACAACCAGCAAGCACCCATCATTTACTTTGTAG